In Bacillus sp. FJAT-45037, the following are encoded in one genomic region:
- a CDS encoding YlaN family protein translates to MVTGHNERAYALLKSDAEKIQQLIQVQMENLTMPQCPLYEEVLDTQMFGLSKEIDFAIRLELVSEDEGKKLLNELERKLADLHEASLRK, encoded by the coding sequence ATGGTGACAGGACATAATGAACGAGCATATGCCCTTCTAAAATCTGATGCAGAAAAAATCCAACAATTGATTCAAGTGCAGATGGAAAATTTAACGATGCCACAGTGTCCTCTATATGAAGAGGTGTTAGATACACAGATGTTTGGCTTGTCTAAAGAAATTGACTTTGCCATTCGCCTTGAGCTTGTTTCGGAAGATGAAGGTAAGAAGTTACTAAATGAATTAGAACGTAAATTAGCCGACCTTCATGAAGCATCATTACGTAAATAA
- the glsA gene encoding glutaminase A, whose protein sequence is MVCEYGDQLKKIVENVRPFTLNGKVADYIPALAKADSSTLAVSIYNGQGTCFSAGHETEMFTLQSISKVLTLALALIDHGEEAVFKKVGMEPTGDPYNSITKLESHVSKPLNPMINAGALAVSHLIHGDSTDIRLERLLQLVRKMSGRASVTYNREVAQSEFNTAFLNRSLCYFMRQHGIINEDVDELLDFYTKQCAIEVNCDDLAKIGYVLANGGQDENGVRIIPFEISRLVKTFMVTCGMYNSSGEFAIRVGIPAKSGVSGGIVCAVPNGIGIGIYGPALDEKGNSVAGMKLLEALSSHYELSIF, encoded by the coding sequence ATGGTATGTGAGTACGGAGATCAATTAAAGAAAATTGTTGAGAATGTTCGTCCTTTTACGTTAAATGGGAAAGTAGCAGATTACATTCCAGCGTTAGCCAAAGCGGACTCATCAACGCTCGCTGTTTCTATTTATAACGGTCAAGGAACATGTTTTTCTGCTGGTCATGAAACGGAAATGTTCACATTACAAAGCATATCAAAAGTACTAACTCTTGCACTTGCGCTAATAGATCATGGAGAAGAAGCTGTTTTTAAGAAGGTAGGGATGGAACCGACAGGGGACCCTTATAATTCCATTACCAAACTAGAATCTCATGTTTCCAAACCGCTAAATCCGATGATTAATGCTGGGGCACTTGCAGTTAGCCATTTAATTCATGGAGACTCAACTGATATCCGTTTAGAACGGCTATTACAGTTAGTAAGAAAGATGAGTGGACGAGCTAGTGTTACATACAACAGAGAAGTCGCTCAGTCTGAGTTTAATACAGCTTTTTTAAATCGATCACTTTGTTATTTTATGAGGCAGCATGGAATCATTAATGAAGATGTAGACGAGTTGCTTGATTTTTATACGAAACAGTGTGCGATTGAAGTGAATTGTGATGATCTAGCTAAAATAGGATATGTATTAGCTAACGGGGGACAAGATGAAAACGGTGTTCGTATTATTCCTTTTGAAATATCACGGCTTGTAAAAACTTTTATGGTGACTTGTGGGATGTACAACTCATCTGGAGAGTTTGCGATACGAGTTGGCATTCCGGCTAAAAGCGGAGTATCAGGTGGGATTGTTTGTGCTGTGCCAAACGGTATTGGAATTGGAATTTACGGTCCCGCGCTAGATGAAAAAGGAAATAGTGTTGCTGGAATGAAACTGCTGGAGGCCTTATCTAGTCATTATGAGTTAAGTATTTTTTAA
- a CDS encoding PhoH family protein has translation MNKIYVLDTNVLLQDPHSIFSFEENEVVIPAVVLEEVDSKKRYMDEVGRNARHFSKLIDNFRTKGKLHEGVPIERGGGKLRVELNHKSFQRLKDSFAEMSNDNRIIAVALNLMLEEQELPNGRQVILVSKDALVRVKADALGLAAEDFLSDRVVEFDSVYPGYVEIYVDADVMKRFYTQGELPISELTKHPFYPHQFIIMKDALGGSGSALGKVEPDGKKVKPFVSDPDQVWGIRPRNVQQRMAFELLLRDDISLVTMIGKAGTGKTLLSLAAGLMQTEDMGIYKKLVVARPIVPLGKDLGYLPGEKEEKLRPWMQPIYDNLEFLFNTKKPGEIDQILAGMGSIQVEALTYIRGRSIPDQFIIIDEAQNLTKHEVKTILTRVGERSKIVLMGDPQQIDHPYLDEYNNGLTYVVEKFKDQTVSGHVKLVKGERSGLAQLAADLL, from the coding sequence TTGAATAAAATCTACGTTTTAGATACAAACGTACTACTACAGGACCCACACTCTATTTTTTCTTTTGAGGAAAATGAAGTGGTAATTCCAGCCGTTGTTTTAGAAGAAGTTGATTCGAAAAAAAGATACATGGATGAGGTAGGAAGAAATGCGCGACATTTCTCGAAGCTTATAGATAATTTTAGGACGAAGGGTAAGTTACATGAAGGGGTACCAATTGAGCGAGGAGGCGGCAAACTTCGAGTAGAGTTGAATCATAAGTCTTTTCAACGATTAAAGGATTCTTTTGCAGAGATGTCAAATGATAACCGGATTATAGCGGTCGCATTAAACTTGATGCTCGAGGAACAAGAACTTCCTAATGGTAGGCAAGTCATCTTAGTCAGTAAGGATGCACTCGTCCGAGTAAAAGCAGATGCGTTGGGCTTAGCTGCTGAAGATTTCTTGAGTGACCGTGTGGTGGAATTTGATTCTGTCTATCCAGGATATGTTGAAATCTATGTTGACGCAGATGTCATGAAACGTTTTTATACACAAGGGGAGCTACCTATCTCTGAATTGACCAAGCATCCATTTTATCCGCATCAATTTATTATCATGAAAGATGCGCTTGGTGGATCGGGTTCAGCATTAGGCAAAGTAGAACCAGACGGGAAAAAAGTCAAACCATTTGTTAGTGATCCTGATCAAGTATGGGGGATTAGGCCGAGAAATGTTCAACAACGAATGGCTTTTGAATTACTGTTAAGAGATGATATTAGTCTCGTAACCATGATTGGTAAAGCTGGTACGGGTAAAACGTTGTTGTCACTCGCAGCTGGTCTTATGCAGACAGAGGATATGGGGATTTACAAGAAATTAGTAGTGGCAAGACCCATTGTACCTCTAGGCAAAGACCTTGGCTATTTACCAGGGGAGAAGGAAGAGAAGCTTAGACCATGGATGCAGCCGATCTATGATAACTTAGAATTTTTATTTAACACAAAGAAGCCAGGTGAGATCGATCAGATTTTAGCCGGAATGGGTTCCATTCAAGTAGAGGCGCTTACGTATATTCGCGGCAGAAGTATTCCTGATCAATTTATCATAATTGACGAAGCACAAAATTTAACAAAACATGAAGTGAAAACGATCTTAACTAGAGTTGGAGAGCGCAGTAAAATTGTATTAATGGGCGATCCTCAACAAATCGATCACCCCTATTTAGATGAATACAATAACGGACTAACCTACGTTGTTGAGAAGTTTAAAGACCAGACAGTTAGTGGTCATGTAAAACTTGTAAAAGGGGAGCGCTCAGGACTTGCTCAATTGGCGGCGGACTTACTCTAA
- a CDS encoding pyridoxamine 5'-phosphate oxidase family protein — protein MANQVEHEITSELLPLLQKERYVNLATVDHETTTPTVNAISWVYAPTSKKVRFAIDKRSRIITNILAQPGVVLTVIGNGSTYSISGKANVAVEKMESVPLKLSLIEIDVTEVRDVMFYGAKIVQNPEYDKTYDHDAATKLDKQVMDALKQV, from the coding sequence TTGGCTAATCAAGTAGAGCATGAAATTACAAGTGAGTTGTTACCACTCCTACAAAAGGAACGGTATGTAAACTTAGCGACGGTTGATCACGAGACGACCACGCCAACAGTGAATGCAATTTCATGGGTATATGCACCAACTAGTAAAAAAGTCAGGTTTGCAATCGACAAGCGCTCTCGTATTATCACAAATATTTTGGCGCAACCGGGAGTAGTCTTAACTGTCATCGGTAACGGTTCAACTTATTCAATTTCCGGAAAGGCAAACGTGGCTGTCGAGAAGATGGAAAGTGTTCCATTAAAATTATCATTAATTGAAATTGATGTTACAGAAGTACGAGATGTGATGTTTTACGGTGCAAAGATCGTTCAGAATCCGGAGTACGACAAAACCTATGATCACGATGCTGCCACAAAGCTCGATAAGCAAGTAATGGACGCGCTAAAGCAAGTGTAG
- a CDS encoding YlaI family protein produces the protein MRVKCVLCDKIDKIDDQLPLAKRLRNRPIHTYMCESCDERIRERTMERQATGQFTLTFKAQKESEW, from the coding sequence TTGCGCGTTAAATGTGTACTTTGTGATAAAATCGACAAAATCGACGATCAACTACCATTAGCAAAACGGTTACGCAACCGTCCTATTCACACGTATATGTGTGAAAGTTGTGACGAGCGAATACGCGAGAGAACAATGGAGCGTCAAGCAACAGGTCAATTCACATTAACTTTTAAAGCACAAAAAGAAAGCGAGTGGTAA
- a CDS encoding YlaH-like family protein, with product MNNQQGQEVDLEGYSWLMQATAENPWYGLLAYVVIIILALIVFNLGFARELPILKKVVVYIMLIIGCFVLWMMEFAFGAPIIVVLLISALFLAIYRYRLHRHRQEK from the coding sequence TTGAACAACCAACAGGGACAAGAAGTTGACTTAGAAGGTTACTCTTGGTTGATGCAAGCAACTGCTGAGAATCCGTGGTATGGGCTACTCGCCTATGTGGTGATTATTATTTTAGCTCTTATTGTGTTTAACCTCGGTTTTGCAAGAGAACTGCCGATCTTAAAAAAAGTTGTTGTCTACATTATGCTCATCATCGGGTGTTTCGTGTTATGGATGATGGAATTTGCTTTTGGGGCTCCAATTATTGTTGTGTTATTGATTTCGGCACTGTTTTTAGCGATTTATCGCTACCGTCTTCATCGACATCGCCAAGAAAAATAA
- the typA gene encoding translational GTPase TypA, producing the protein MTHRNDIRNIAIIAHVDHGKTTLVDELLKQSGTFRENEQVEERAMDSNALEKERGITILAKNTAINYENTRINIMDTPGHADFGGEVERIMKMVDGVLLVVDAYEGCMPQTRFVLKKALEQKLTPIVVVNKIDRDFARPTEVVDEVVDLFIDLGADEDQLDFPVVFASAINGTASMNPEKQDENMSSLFETVINEIPAPIDNSSEPLQFQVTMLDYNDYLGRIGIGRVFRGSIKVGQQVALMKIDGSVKQFRVTKLFGFLGLKRTEITEAKAGDLIAVSGMEQINVGETVCPVEHQEALPILRIDEPTLQMTFLVNNSPFAGREGKFVTSRKIDERLRAQLETDVSLRVEDTNSPDVWIVSGRGELHLSILIENMRREGYELQVSKPEVIIRVIDGVKCEPVERVQIDVPEEYTGPVMESLGERKGEMINMTNTGSGQVRLEFMVPARGLIGYTTEFLSQTRGYGIINHSFDGYQPMAAGQVGGRRQGVLVSMETGKASQYGIMQVEDRGTIFVEPGREIYEGMIVGEHTRDNDLVVNITKMKQQTNVRSATKDTTVTMKKPRILTLEEALEYLNEDEYCELTPESIRLRKKILQKSERERNEKRNKLAKQQ; encoded by the coding sequence ATGACACACCGTAATGATATACGTAATATCGCAATCATCGCCCACGTTGACCACGGGAAAACAACCCTAGTGGATGAACTATTAAAACAATCGGGGACATTCCGTGAAAATGAACAAGTTGAAGAGAGAGCAATGGATTCTAATGCCCTTGAAAAAGAGCGTGGAATTACAATCCTTGCTAAAAATACAGCAATTAACTATGAGAATACTCGAATAAATATTATGGATACACCTGGTCATGCAGACTTTGGTGGTGAAGTAGAACGTATTATGAAAATGGTTGATGGAGTACTACTTGTTGTAGATGCATATGAAGGTTGTATGCCACAGACTCGTTTCGTATTGAAAAAAGCACTTGAGCAAAAGTTAACGCCAATCGTTGTTGTAAATAAAATCGACCGTGACTTTGCTCGTCCAACAGAAGTAGTTGATGAAGTGGTTGATTTATTTATTGACCTTGGTGCTGATGAAGATCAACTTGACTTCCCAGTTGTATTCGCATCTGCCATTAATGGGACAGCTAGTATGAACCCTGAGAAACAAGATGAAAATATGAGCTCATTATTTGAGACGGTCATTAACGAGATCCCAGCTCCTATTGATAATAGCTCTGAACCATTGCAATTCCAAGTAACGATGCTTGATTACAATGACTACTTAGGACGTATTGGTATTGGTCGCGTATTCCGTGGATCGATTAAAGTAGGTCAACAAGTAGCATTAATGAAAATTGACGGGTCAGTCAAACAATTCCGTGTTACAAAACTATTCGGTTTCTTAGGATTAAAACGTACCGAGATTACAGAAGCGAAAGCTGGAGATCTAATTGCGGTATCTGGGATGGAACAAATCAACGTAGGGGAAACGGTTTGCCCTGTTGAACATCAAGAGGCCCTTCCAATTCTTCGTATTGATGAGCCAACTCTACAAATGACATTCCTTGTAAATAACAGTCCTTTTGCAGGCCGTGAAGGGAAATTTGTCACAAGTAGAAAAATTGATGAGCGTCTTCGTGCTCAACTTGAAACAGATGTAAGTTTACGTGTAGAAGATACTAACTCACCAGATGTTTGGATCGTTTCAGGGCGCGGTGAATTACATTTATCGATCCTGATTGAGAACATGCGTCGTGAAGGGTATGAGCTTCAAGTGTCTAAACCAGAAGTAATTATCCGTGTCATTGACGGTGTGAAGTGTGAGCCAGTAGAACGCGTTCAGATCGATGTTCCAGAAGAGTACACAGGTCCTGTTATGGAATCACTTGGAGAGCGTAAAGGTGAAATGATTAATATGACTAACACAGGTAGTGGACAAGTTCGTTTAGAATTTATGGTACCTGCTCGTGGATTGATTGGTTACACTACAGAATTCCTTTCACAAACTCGTGGGTATGGAATCATCAACCACTCATTCGATGGTTACCAACCAATGGCTGCTGGTCAAGTCGGTGGACGTCGTCAAGGTGTTCTAGTATCAATGGAGACAGGAAAAGCGAGTCAATACGGTATTATGCAAGTTGAAGATCGTGGAACTATCTTTGTTGAGCCTGGTAGAGAAATCTATGAGGGAATGATTGTTGGAGAGCATACTCGTGATAACGATCTTGTTGTAAACATTACGAAAATGAAGCAACAAACCAACGTGCGTTCTGCAACAAAAGATACGACTGTTACAATGAAAAAACCTCGTATTCTGACACTTGAGGAAGCTCTTGAGTACTTAAATGAGGATGAGTACTGTGAATTAACGCCTGAATCTATTCGTTTACGTAAGAAGATTTTACAAAAATCAGAGCGTGAGCGTAATGAAAAACGTAATAAGTTAGCAAAGCAACAATAG
- a CDS encoding DUF5325 family protein, translating to MKKENVLFLLLAIITVLCIMSIGVAVAERSMIIALLSLVGITIALFLGISLRKKRREVSE from the coding sequence ATGAAAAAGGAGAATGTTTTGTTTTTATTGTTAGCGATCATCACAGTTCTATGCATTATGAGTATCGGGGTAGCTGTAGCTGAGCGTAGCATGATTATTGCTTTATTATCTTTAGTCGGTATTACAATTGCACTATTTTTAGGCATTTCTTTACGAAAAAAACGAAGAGAAGTTAGTGAATAA
- a CDS encoding inositol monophosphatase family protein — MSTNWLEIESIATDWIYEAGQKIKETLAGPIDIESKTNPDDLVTEVDRAIEAFFYERIKKQFPEHYFLGEEGIADEEPSLDGTIWIIDPIDGTMNFIHQKQHFAISVGVYHNKIGMIGLIYDVMRDELFHAVKGHGAFLNKQELPPVKERPLHESVIGLNARWLVETKHPYQNPLKAMVRDVRSIRTYGSAALEIAYVASDRLDGYLSVQLSPWDYAAGLVILNEVGCAASNFHGDPLSLSDSGTLLAAKPHLHKEIVSSYVGEEY, encoded by the coding sequence ATGTCGACAAATTGGTTAGAGATAGAAAGTATTGCTACAGATTGGATTTATGAGGCAGGTCAAAAAATCAAAGAGACATTAGCTGGCCCAATAGACATTGAATCCAAAACGAACCCGGATGACCTTGTTACGGAAGTCGATCGTGCCATCGAGGCATTCTTTTACGAACGTATTAAAAAGCAATTTCCAGAACACTATTTTCTTGGAGAAGAAGGAATTGCGGATGAAGAGCCATCATTAGATGGAACGATTTGGATTATTGATCCCATTGACGGAACGATGAATTTCATTCACCAAAAACAACATTTTGCTATTTCTGTTGGGGTCTACCATAATAAAATTGGAATGATCGGTCTGATTTATGATGTAATGCGCGACGAATTGTTTCATGCCGTTAAAGGACACGGAGCGTTTTTAAACAAACAAGAACTTCCTCCGGTGAAAGAGCGACCACTGCACGAATCAGTTATTGGGCTAAACGCACGGTGGCTTGTGGAAACAAAACATCCGTACCAAAATCCATTAAAAGCAATGGTAAGAGACGTAAGAAGTATCCGTACATACGGCTCTGCAGCGCTCGAAATAGCATACGTAGCATCAGATCGTTTGGATGGATATTTAAGTGTTCAGTTATCACCTTGGGACTATGCAGCAGGTTTAGTTATTTTAAATGAAGTTGGTTGTGCAGCTTCTAATTTTCATGGAGATCCGTTATCTTTATCGGATTCAGGAACACTTTTAGCAGCAAAACCTCATTTACATAAAGAAATCGTCTCATCATATGTGGGCGAAGAATATTAA
- a CDS encoding YktB family protein — protein MIKLAFTQEDFDIFTIEGLEPRMEALKTQIRPKFEMLGHELSPTLSAYIGDEMFTHIAKHARRKVNPPNDTWVAFSANKRGYKKLPHFQIGLFESHLFVWFAMIYEAPQKGVFAQELLKDPGHWLTSLPDHFVWSIDHMKPEAIKHADLNKEQFISMLERLRDVKKAELLCGIHIDRNDPLLADGQALIDHIEKTYHTLLPLYQQAQKASVLS, from the coding sequence ATGATTAAGCTCGCATTTACTCAAGAGGACTTTGATATCTTTACGATCGAGGGCCTTGAGCCACGTATGGAAGCACTAAAAACACAAATCCGTCCTAAGTTTGAAATGTTAGGACACGAACTTTCACCTACCCTCTCTGCTTATATTGGAGATGAGATGTTTACTCATATTGCGAAGCATGCTAGAAGAAAAGTAAACCCACCTAATGATACATGGGTCGCTTTTTCAGCCAATAAGCGTGGGTATAAAAAATTACCTCATTTCCAAATTGGACTATTCGAGTCTCATCTCTTTGTCTGGTTTGCCATGATCTATGAAGCTCCGCAAAAAGGTGTGTTCGCACAAGAGCTCTTAAAAGATCCAGGTCATTGGTTAACATCTCTACCAGACCATTTTGTTTGGTCGATTGATCACATGAAGCCAGAGGCTATTAAACATGCTGATCTTAATAAAGAACAATTTATTTCAATGTTAGAGCGTCTAAGGGACGTAAAAAAAGCTGAACTACTTTGCGGAATTCATATTGATCGTAATGATCCGTTACTAGCAGATGGGCAAGCACTCATTGATCATATAGAAAAAACGTACCATACGCTTCTCCCCCTCTATCAACAGGCACAAAAAGCATCTGTATTATCTTGA
- a CDS encoding UPF0223 family protein, whose amino-acid sequence MEINMPLSIDWSTQEVIDVVEFFQSIEKANQNGVKRDELLNKYRRFKEIVPSKSEEKQVFKDYEYQSKVSCYHTIKKARELEENKIVKM is encoded by the coding sequence ATGGAAATAAACATGCCGCTTTCCATTGATTGGTCAACGCAAGAAGTGATTGATGTGGTTGAATTCTTTCAATCGATTGAAAAAGCTAATCAGAATGGTGTAAAGCGTGACGAGTTACTAAATAAGTATCGTCGCTTTAAAGAAATTGTTCCTTCAAAAAGTGAAGAGAAGCAAGTATTTAAAGATTATGAGTATCAATCAAAAGTCTCATGTTACCATACGATCAAAAAGGCTCGGGAACTAGAAGAAAATAAGATCGTAAAAATGTAA
- a CDS encoding NAD(P)H-dependent flavin oxidoreductase → MWETRVTKLLGIEYPIIQGGLAYLAYSDLAAAVSEAGGLGQITAMSLETPEALRDEIRAVRKKTKKPFGVNFAIGQHGRPFEHMLQVAIDEKVPVVSMTGGNPTPIFDQLNGTGIKTLVLVAARRQAEKAEELGADAVMVVGQEGGGHLGRSDTGTMVLIPQVVDAVNIPVVASGGIGDGRGMMAALALGAEGIEMGTRFIATKECVHASPLYKERIMDASEEDTVVIKRSIGAPARAIRNVWTEKILEIEEKTPTYEALKTYISGEANKAYIYNGEEEEGFGWAGQVIGRIKDVPSVDELFKRIISEGNDIRKRWT, encoded by the coding sequence ATGTGGGAAACAAGAGTAACGAAATTATTAGGAATTGAGTATCCAATCATTCAAGGAGGACTTGCTTACCTTGCTTACTCTGACCTTGCAGCAGCGGTTTCAGAAGCAGGAGGTCTAGGACAGATTACAGCGATGTCGCTTGAAACACCAGAAGCGCTAAGAGATGAAATAAGAGCGGTACGTAAAAAAACGAAGAAGCCTTTCGGTGTAAACTTTGCGATAGGACAGCATGGCCGTCCATTTGAACACATGCTCCAAGTAGCGATTGACGAAAAAGTCCCAGTCGTATCCATGACCGGAGGAAATCCTACGCCAATCTTTGATCAATTAAACGGAACTGGAATTAAGACTTTAGTTTTAGTTGCGGCAAGGCGCCAAGCAGAGAAAGCAGAAGAACTTGGAGCAGATGCGGTAATGGTCGTTGGTCAAGAAGGTGGGGGGCATCTTGGGCGCTCAGATACGGGTACAATGGTGTTAATTCCGCAAGTGGTTGATGCGGTCAACATCCCTGTGGTTGCTTCTGGAGGAATTGGAGACGGTCGTGGTATGATGGCAGCATTGGCGCTTGGAGCAGAGGGTATTGAAATGGGTACTCGCTTTATCGCGACAAAAGAATGTGTACATGCAAGTCCGCTGTATAAAGAACGCATCATGGACGCGAGTGAAGAAGATACAGTTGTCATTAAACGTTCAATAGGTGCCCCAGCTCGAGCGATTCGAAATGTATGGACAGAAAAAATCTTAGAAATTGAAGAAAAAACACCAACATACGAAGCGCTTAAAACGTATATAAGTGGGGAAGCAAACAAAGCCTACATATATAATGGTGAGGAAGAAGAAGGTTTTGGTTGGGCAGGTCAAGTTATCGGTCGGATTAAAGACGTACCTTCTGTCGATGAGTTGTTCAAGCGGATCATCTCTGAAGGAAACGATATACGAAAGCGATGGACGTAA
- a CDS encoding aminotransferase class I/II-fold pyridoxal phosphate-dependent enzyme: MSQQKLTPLFTGVRNHAEKNPVQFHIPGHKKGTGMDPEFRNFIGENALSIDLINIAPLDDLHHPHGIIKEAQELAAEAFGADYTFFSVQGTSGAIMTMIMSVCGPGDKIIVPRNVHKSIMSAIIFSGATPIFIHPEIDPELGISHGITLESVEKALEAHPDAKGLLVINPTYFGVSANLKKIVEIAHSYCIPVLVDEAHGAHIHFHDNLPLSAMQAGADMAATSVHKLGGSMTQSSILNVKEGLVSPKRVQSIISMLTTTSTSYVLLSSLDVARKRLATEGKALLDQTIALAEQVRKEINEIPGFRCVGREILGSKATFDLDPTKLIISIKDLDINGYEVENWLRDHYHIEVEMSDLYNILCIVSLGDTKDKTNILVEALTKLSETHQRSSTLKPKAVYVPNIPTLSLSPRDAFYAETEVIPFDESAGRVISEFIMVYPPGIPILIPGEIITRENLSYIEENLQAGLPVQGPEDGSFQTLRVIKEHQAIK, from the coding sequence TTGTCACAACAAAAGTTAACCCCACTATTTACAGGGGTACGTAATCATGCAGAAAAGAATCCTGTTCAATTTCATATACCTGGACATAAAAAAGGCACAGGGATGGACCCTGAGTTTCGCAACTTCATCGGGGAGAACGCATTGTCAATTGATCTAATCAACATCGCTCCATTGGATGATCTTCACCATCCTCACGGCATCATTAAAGAAGCTCAAGAGCTTGCAGCTGAAGCATTCGGTGCCGATTATACGTTTTTCTCTGTACAAGGAACAAGCGGGGCAATTATGACCATGATCATGTCAGTTTGTGGACCTGGAGATAAAATAATTGTTCCACGGAATGTCCATAAGTCGATTATGTCAGCCATTATCTTTTCAGGAGCTACACCGATCTTTATCCATCCAGAGATCGATCCTGAACTTGGCATTTCACATGGTATTACGCTCGAATCGGTGGAAAAAGCATTAGAAGCGCATCCGGATGCCAAAGGTCTACTTGTTATCAACCCAACGTACTTTGGTGTGTCAGCAAACTTAAAGAAAATTGTTGAGATCGCCCATTCTTATTGCATCCCAGTCCTTGTTGATGAAGCACATGGCGCGCATATTCATTTCCATGACAACCTCCCTTTATCTGCGATGCAAGCAGGTGCAGACATGGCAGCAACGAGTGTTCATAAGCTCGGAGGATCAATGACACAAAGCTCGATATTGAATGTAAAAGAAGGACTTGTTTCACCTAAACGTGTACAATCGATTATTAGTATGCTAACGACTACATCCACTTCCTATGTATTGTTATCTTCATTAGATGTGGCGAGAAAGCGTTTAGCCACAGAAGGAAAAGCATTACTTGACCAAACAATTGCTTTAGCCGAACAAGTTCGAAAAGAAATTAATGAAATTCCAGGATTCCGATGTGTCGGAAGAGAAATTTTAGGCTCTAAAGCAACTTTTGATCTCGATCCGACAAAACTAATTATTTCCATTAAGGATTTGGACATTAACGGTTATGAAGTGGAAAACTGGTTACGTGATCACTATCATATCGAAGTTGAGATGTCGGATCTTTATAATATTCTTTGTATCGTTTCATTAGGCGATACAAAAGACAAAACGAATATACTCGTTGAGGCGCTAACAAAGCTCTCTGAGACCCATCAACGTTCTTCAACATTAAAACCTAAAGCAGTCTATGTACCTAATATCCCTACTTTGTCCTTGTCTCCACGTGATGCTTTTTATGCTGAGACAGAGGTTATCCCATTTGATGAGTCAGCAGGTCGAGTCATCTCTGAGTTTATTATGGTCTATCCACCAGGAATCCCTATTCTGATTCCTGGTGAGATTATAACAAGGGAAAACCTTTCCTACATTGAAGAAAACCTTCAAGCAGGACTCCCTGTACAAGGTCCAGAAGATGGCTCTTTTCAAACGTTACGAGTAATCAAAGAACACCAAGCCATTAAATAA
- a CDS encoding GapA-binding peptide SR1P produces MGTIICQTCNKTIEHFEGEKVTKLYAKGQNCIQCKSTPKQK; encoded by the coding sequence ATGGGTACAATCATTTGCCAAACGTGCAACAAGACAATTGAACACTTTGAAGGTGAAAAGGTTACAAAACTTTATGCTAAAGGTCAAAACTGCATTCAATGTAAATCAACTCCTAAGCAAAAATAA